GCAGTTGAAGAATATCGATCTGGCGGACGCCGTGAAGTCCGAAGGGCTGACGACGGCCGAATACAACCAGATCTATATGGCGACCAAGGCCGATCCCGCCCTGGCGGCGAAGGTTGCGTCCATGAAGGGACAGGCTGAGCCGGATACCAAGATCCAGTAATCAGCCGGATGTGGACGGAAAGGCCCGGGCATGCCCGGGCCTTTTGCGATTCAGCGCCGGTTGGCGGTCAGGTCGAACGGGCCGCCTTTCTCGATGGCACGCAAATAGGCCGGGCGGCCGGTCACCCGGTCGAGGAATGCCAGCATTCGCGGCCTGTCGCCGATCAGGTTCGACGCCTGGGCCATCTGCAGGTTGAACGTGATGTGGAGGTCGGCGGCGGTGAACCGGTCGCCGGCAAAATAATCCCGGTTCTCAAGCATGCCCTCAATGTAATCGAGGTGCAGCTTGACGGCATTGGTGAGAAACCCGGTCGCCACCGGATTGTCGATCCCGAACATGGGAAACATCATGCTGATCAGCAGGATCGGGTTGGCCGAGCCTTCGGCGTAGTGCAGCACCTCGAGATAACGGGCATAGTCGGCCGTGTCTGGGGCCGGCATGAGCTGGCCATTGCCGTAACGCTGCACGATATATTCGATGATCGCGCCCGATTCCGCCATCACCTGGCCGTCGATCTCGACGATCGGCGCCTTGCCGAGGGGATGGACGTCACGCATTTCGGGCGGTGCGGCGAGCGTTGGTTCCCGCCTGTAGAATTCGAGCCTGTAGTCCAGTCCAAGTTCCTCCAGCAGCCAGACGATGCGCTGGGATTTGGAATTGTTCAGGTGATGAACGGTAATCATCGATGGCCTCCCCGCCGCGTGAACCGGACGCGATCATGGTGCGCGGCAGGGAGCGTGTCAAAGGGCCGCCGGCGCCCGGCGGCGCCAGCAGCCCCGTTAAGGGTCAGACGCGCCAGAGCAGCCGCCCGATGGTGTGGACGATGACGACCGCGCCGACGGAGGTAACTGTGATCTGGACGATCGCGCTCCAGGTGATGTCGAGGATGCCGCCGCCGGGGGCGATCATCATCAGGCCGATGGCGATGCAGGCGACGACGATGCAGGTGCATTGCTTGAGTTCGTGGACACGCGCCCGCAGGAAATTCCCGACGCTCGCTTCTGCCTTGTATGTGGGAAAGTGCAGCGTTGCCGCGGCGAACGATCCCAGCAGGAACAGGTCGTCGAACCCGCTGGCGTAGTTGTAGACCATCAACCAAACCCAACCGAGAATTGCGGTGCCGATCACGGCGATCAACGCGTTCATTCTCCCCTCCTGTTGCCTAGAGTCTCCCCAACCGGGGCAACTGCCCCGGCACAATGCTCCACCGGCCCGGAATGAAGGGAGGATTTGCCGTCATGTCGAGGGAGGCAAACACCTCACACACTCTTTAGTCGGCGCAATCAAAATGTAACACAAAATATGGACAAAGCTGATGGTTTTTGAGGCTGGCTGTATTTTTTCGGCAGATGGATGTGGCTGGATGGGGCAGCCGCTTCGTCCGTGCCTGATGCGCCGGAGTCGGGATGCCGGCGCCGTATCGCCGCGCAGCGGGACGGGGCGCTGACGAACCGTGGCAGATGCTAGAATCCGACGTGATGAATCCGCGCCGCCGGGTCGCTAGGCCGGGATCACGTCGGCGAAGACAAAGCCGTCGCGCTCGACCACCTCGCCAATGCTGACCGGAATGGGCGCCGAGAACATGGGGCCGCCGGTCACGACGGTGTGAAACTCGCCGTTCTCGCCGCAGGGATCGACGCTGTCCGGCAGATCGGCGAGCAGGGCGGCATCGAACCGCCTTCCGGCGAATGAACGGTCGAGGCGGCGTGGATCGACACAGGTCAGATAGGCGACCAGGCCGCTGTCGATCATCTCGTTCGCCAGTGCGAGGGTGTCGCGGCCCCACAGGGGATAGATGCCGGTCATGCCGGCCTCGCGCAACCGGTCCTCGCGGTAGGCTCGGATATCCTCGAGGAACAGGTCGCCGAACACCATTTGGGTAATGCCGTCCCGGATGAGCCGCGCAGTCGCCTCGCGCATGCGCGCTTCATAGATATGGTTCGGACAGGGGCTGGGAATACTCACTTTCAGGCAGGGCAAGCCAAGCGCGGCCACCTGCCGGTCGAGCAGGGCGTCGCGCACACCGTGCATGGCGACGCGGCCGTGCGCAACGTTGACGGTGGTCAGCACCGATGCCACGTCGAGCACACCGTCACGGCGCGCCTCCCACAGCGCGAAGGCGCTGTCCTTGCCCGAACTCCAGGAGACACAGACCTTGGGCCGCACGGTGCTCAAGTCCGCTCGTTGCGCCGTTTGGATATCTGCTTGCCGGCGATCTCCGGGCGGCGGGCGCGCGTTCCGGTCATGGCCTGGCTCCTGCTGACAGTATTGAGGCGCGACCCTAGCAGCAGCACCGGCATGTTGCCAAACGGCAGGCTCCAGGGGCGGGTAAGGGAATACCAAGCGCCGGATATGAGTGGGGCGCACCTGCGCAAGAGGGGGTCTCTGAAGCAAGTGCGCCCCTGGAAACGATTAAGCCTCGTTTCCAAGCATATCATGACAGTTCCGCAATGAACCGCAACGGCGGAATCCCCCCGCAAATCTTCTGCACACCATGTCGGCACCGGGCCAAAGAAGAGCTGACAATATAGTCAGTAATTGGTTGTGGCGGACGACCGCTTCCGTCAGGATTGCTCCGAAGCGGCAAACAAGGGGATATGCGGTGGATCTGGAACTGACGGGACGGAAGGTCATCATCAGCGCAGCAACGCGCGGCGTCGGCCGGGCGATCGCCGAGCGCTTTCTGGCGGAAGGCGCCATTGTTTCCATCTGTGGCCGCACGGCCCGTTCCGGCGACGCGAGCACCACCGAACCGGAAGTTATCCGCAACGATCTTCCCGGCGACGGCGTCGAAGAAGCGGTTGCGGCCATGAGCGGGCTGGGTACGGTCTATGGCGATGTGGTCGATTGCGGCTATTTCGATCAGGTGACGGCGTGGGTGGAAAAGGCGGCGCGCCAGATGGGCGGTCTCGATATCGTGGTGTCGAATGCCAGCGCGCTGGGCGGCATTCCCCGGTCGAGGAAGGGCTGGGATATCAGCTACAACGTCGACATGATGTCGGCCGTGGCCATGTGGGACGCAGCCTATCCCTATCTGAAACAGTCGGACCAGGCAGCGTGGGTGCAGGTGTCGACGATCAGCGCGGTGGAGCATCACGCCTTCGCCGGCAGCTCGCAGAGTTACGGCGCCATGAAGGCGGCGCTGATCAATTATACCGCGCAGCTGGCGCACGAGTTCCTCGGGGAGGGCATTCGCTGTAACTGCGTGTCGCCAGGCCCGATCTACATCAAGGGCGGCTCGTGGGACTGGCTGGACCAGAACATGCCGGATTATGTGGAAGCCAATATTGCCAAGCAGGCGTCGCGCCGCTTCGGCCGCGCCGAGGAAGTGGGCGATGTGGTGGCGTTCCTGGCCAGCCCACGCGCCTCATGGGTGGTTGGCGAGAACGTGGTGATCGACGGCGGATACACCAAGCACGTCAAGTTCTGACGTCTAGTCCAGCGCCAGGAATACGTCGGTGATGGCGGCCGGAAAGCGGACATCCGGCGTGCCGGCTTGCGAGTCCGGGCATGATCCTGTATTGGTGCATGACATCCGTTATGTACGAGTCGGGGAGGCTCTCTTGAACAAGCCGTCTTTAATCCTTGCGCCGGGCGAGGCGCGTTGTCCGGGCGACAGCGTTCAGGATGTACTCGACGCCGACGGCGACAATCCACCGCCCGCATACCGCAAGCAGGCCTATCAATATCTGGGCAGCGCGGACTTGCCCTTCGAGCGCTACACGTCGAGGCCATTCTTCGACCTGGAGATGGAACGCATGTGGCCGCGCACGTGGCAGTGGGCCTGCCGCGAGGAACATATTCCGGAGGTTGGCGACTATTACGTTTACGATGTGGGCCCCTACTCGCTGATCGTGACGCGCACGGCGCCGGACACGATCAAGGCCTACTACAACGCCTGCCTTCATCGCGGCACCAAGCTGAAGCCGTCAGGCACAACGGGAAGCTCGCAGGCCATCTCATGTCCGTATCACGGTTGGACGTGGAGCCTGAACGGCGAGCTGACCCGGCTGCTGTGCGAGTGGGATTTTCCGCATGTGAACAAGGAAGAGTTCGATCTGCCGGAAGCCAGGGTCGGTGTCTGGGGCGGTTTCGTCTTCGTCAATATGGACGAGAACGCCGTGCCGCTGGACGCGTATCTGGCGCCGCTGACCGAGGATGCGAAGCGGGCGGGATTCGAGGACCGCTATGTCTCGCTCCATGTGGAAAAGGAGCTGCCCTGCAACTGGAAAGTGGCGCAGGAAGCTTTCCTCGAGGCGTACCATCTGCTGGCGACCCATCCGCAGCTGTTGCCGGCGTCGGGCGACATCAATACCCAGTACGACATCCTCAGCGACCACGTCGACCGCCTCTTCAACCTTGTGGGGTCGCCAAGCCCGCTGCTGGAGCGCGAGGTGTCGCAGCAGGAAATCCTGGACACCATGGTGCTGGGTGACCGCGAACAGCTGGGCGGTGCGCTGCGCGTGCCGGATGGCGGCCGGGCACGGGCGATCATGGCACAATATTTCCGCGACCTGATCGGCGAGCATTGCGGCCGCGACCTGTCGGCATTCAGCGTCACCGAGGTGATCGATACGGTCGGCTATTTCGCGTTTCCGAACGCGCACTTCTTCCTCGCGCTCTCGTTCCCCATCGTCTACCGGTTTCGGCCGCTGGGCACCGACCACACCAGGACGCTGTTCGACCTGCTGCTGCTGTCACCGGTGCCGAAGGACGGGCCGCGGCCCGAGCCTTACGAACCCTTCCGGGTGAAGGTCGAGGAATCCTATGGGATCGTGCCGGGAATGGATCCGAGCATGGCGGTGATCTACGACCAGGATACCGGCAACATGGGATGGCAGCAGGAAGGCTTCGGCGCGGCGAAGAAGAAGCGCGCAACATTGGGGAATTACCAGGAAGTCCGGATCAGGCACATGCACCAGACCCTGGACAAGTATCTGGCAGGCTGACGCGCGAGGATCTAGGCGTCCTCGATGCTGATGATGCCGGATTCGAGGCAGCGGTTGAGCAGCATCGTCAGGCTCTGGAGCTGCTGATAATAAATCTCCAGCATGGCGTCGCTCTGCAGGGTGCCGGGGTTCATCCGGTAGCCGCCTCGTTCGTCCTCGACGAGAAAGCCGTCGACGATCATTTCCTTGATCTTGCGGCGCACGGTCTCCCGCGGGATTCCGGTGGATTCCGCGACCGAGAGGGCATTGACCGGTACCTGCAATTCGCTGGGCACCATTGCGGACAATGCCTCGTAGGTGCCGGCTTCCGGCCTCGACATCAGCCGGCTGACGCTGGCGACGCCGATGGCATGGATGATCAGCACCTTGGAGAAGTCGGATTGAAAAGCCGTCTGATAACGCGGGAGCAGTTCGCAGAGCAGGACCCCGAACTCGTAGGCGAAGATGCGTGACTTTTCGTCGAGCTTGGCGCGGTTCGCAGGAACCAGGCGCTTCTTTTTCACTCGTCCAT
The sequence above is drawn from the Emcibacter sp. SYSU 3D8 genome and encodes:
- a CDS encoding ATP-binding protein; this translates as MRPKVCVSWSSGKDSAFALWEARRDGVLDVASVLTTVNVAHGRVAMHGVRDALLDRQVAALGLPCLKVSIPSPCPNHIYEARMREATARLIRDGITQMVFGDLFLEDIRAYREDRLREAGMTGIYPLWGRDTLALANEMIDSGLVAYLTCVDPRRLDRSFAGRRFDAALLADLPDSVDPCGENGEFHTVVTGGPMFSAPIPVSIGEVVERDGFVFADVIPA
- a CDS encoding SDR family oxidoreductase, producing MDLELTGRKVIISAATRGVGRAIAERFLAEGAIVSICGRTARSGDASTTEPEVIRNDLPGDGVEEAVAAMSGLGTVYGDVVDCGYFDQVTAWVEKAARQMGGLDIVVSNASALGGIPRSRKGWDISYNVDMMSAVAMWDAAYPYLKQSDQAAWVQVSTISAVEHHAFAGSSQSYGAMKAALINYTAQLAHEFLGEGIRCNCVSPGPIYIKGGSWDWLDQNMPDYVEANIAKQASRRFGRAEEVGDVVAFLASPRASWVVGENVVIDGGYTKHVKF
- a CDS encoding aromatic ring-hydroxylating dioxygenase subunit alpha, with amino-acid sequence MNKPSLILAPGEARCPGDSVQDVLDADGDNPPPAYRKQAYQYLGSADLPFERYTSRPFFDLEMERMWPRTWQWACREEHIPEVGDYYVYDVGPYSLIVTRTAPDTIKAYYNACLHRGTKLKPSGTTGSSQAISCPYHGWTWSLNGELTRLLCEWDFPHVNKEEFDLPEARVGVWGGFVFVNMDENAVPLDAYLAPLTEDAKRAGFEDRYVSLHVEKELPCNWKVAQEAFLEAYHLLATHPQLLPASGDINTQYDILSDHVDRLFNLVGSPSPLLEREVSQQEILDTMVLGDREQLGGALRVPDGGRARAIMAQYFRDLIGEHCGRDLSAFSVTEVIDTVGYFAFPNAHFFLALSFPIVYRFRPLGTDHTRTLFDLLLLSPVPKDGPRPEPYEPFRVKVEESYGIVPGMDPSMAVIYDQDTGNMGWQQEGFGAAKKKRATLGNYQEVRIRHMHQTLDKYLAG
- a CDS encoding glutathione S-transferase, which codes for MITVHHLNNSKSQRIVWLLEELGLDYRLEFYRREPTLAAPPEMRDVHPLGKAPIVEIDGQVMAESGAIIEYIVQRYGNGQLMPAPDTADYARYLEVLHYAEGSANPILLISMMFPMFGIDNPVATGFLTNAVKLHLDYIEGMLENRDYFAGDRFTAADLHITFNLQMAQASNLIGDRPRMLAFLDRVTGRPAYLRAIEKGGPFDLTANRR